A genomic stretch from Lathyrus oleraceus cultivar Zhongwan6 chromosome 2, CAAS_Psat_ZW6_1.0, whole genome shotgun sequence includes:
- the LOC127121324 gene encoding heavy metal-associated isoprenylated plant protein 22, translating to MGILRQLWECFIDCSRPIEKRIPKKTVHVRVKMDCEGCVRKVKNAVKDMEGVESYNVNQKLQRVTVTGNVDAKEVLEEVKSTGKTADNWPFVPYNLVAYPYAQGAYDMKAPTGFVRNVPQAVGDPKSPEMKMMVLFNDDNPNACSIM from the exons ATGGGTATTCTTCGCCAACTTTGGGAATGTTTCATTGATTGTTCAAGACCCATAGAGAAACGTATTCCTAAGAag ACTGTTCATGTCAGGGTGAAAATGGACTGTGAAGGTTGTGTAAGGAAAGTTAAAAATGCAGTGAAAGACATGGAAG GGGTGGAGTCATATAATGTAAATCAAAAGCTACAAAGGGTAACAGTGACTGGAAATGTAGATGCAAAGGAGGTCCTAGAAGAAGTGAAGAGTACAGGAAAAACAGCTGACAATTGGCCATTTGTTCCATACAATTTAGTGGCTTATCCTTATGCTCAAGGGGCATATGACATGAAAGCACCAACTGGTTTTGTCAGGAATGTTCCTCAAGCTGTGGGTGACCCCAAGTCTCCAGAGATGAAGATGATGGTGCTTTTTAATGATGATAACCCAAATGCCTGTTCAATCATGTAG